The Lampris incognitus isolate fLamInc1 chromosome 7, fLamInc1.hap2, whole genome shotgun sequence genome window below encodes:
- the LOC130115312 gene encoding gastrula zinc finger protein XlCGF71.1-like gives MKFHTGEKPSKCTTSGRDFTRRFNMEKHTRTHTGKKPFRCTTCGKMFTKKSHLQSHVRTHTGEKPFRCTTCGKMFTHKSNLQRHVRTHTGEKPFRCTTCGKMFTQKSHLLRHIRTHTGEKPFGCTTCGKVFNDQSHLLRHIRTHTGEKPFRCSTCGKVFNDQSHLVRHVRTHKGERHSGAAIVEMGSAQNDISTCHDPHSIKEVEPW, from the coding sequence ATGAAGTTTCACACGGGGGAAAAGCCTTCCAAATGCACCACTTCTGGGAGAGATTTTACCAGGAGGTTTAACATGGAGAAGCAtacaaggactcatacagggaagaagccattcagatgcaccacatgtgggaaaatgtttaccaaaAAGTCACATTTACAAAGtcacgtaaggactcatacaggggagaagccattcaggtgcaccacatgtgggaaaatgtttacccacaagtcaaatttacaaaggcacgtaaggactcatacaggggagaagccattcagatgcaccacatgtgggaaaatgtttacccagaagtcacatTTACTAaggcacataaggactcatacaggggagaagccgttCGGATGCACCACATGTGGGAAGGTTTTTAACGACCAGTCACATTTACTAaggcacataaggactcatacaggggagaagccgttCAGATGCAGCACGTGTGGGAAAGTTTTTAACGACCAGTCACATTTAGTAaggcatgtaaggactcataAAGGGGAGAGGCATTCAGGAGCTGCGATTGTGGAAATGGGTTCTGCTCAAAATGACATCTCAACATGTCATGATCCACACAGTATTAAGGAGGTGGAACCATGGTGA